The genomic region GTATATGAAACAATGAGAGGCTATAAGGCCTTCCTAGAAGAAGAATAAAAATAAAAAAGGTTGTCAAAAAGACAACCTTTTTTATTTTTACTTCACATATTTTAATACTTGTGAATATAATATACAAGAAGAGGGGGCGAGAAAATGAAAATAGATACAAGTAGATTTAAAAACTATGGATTTTGGGTTTCAATATTTGCTCTAATTCCAATGGTTTTAAATACTTTGGGAATGGAAATAATTCCAGAGCAATATGAAACTATAACAACAGCTATTTTAACAATACTTGTGGCCCTTGGTATTCTTAATAATCCAACCACTGAATGTAAGTGGTATAGAGATGACCTAAAAAGAATAGAAGATGAGAATAAAAAGGTATAAGGTATAAAAATAGCAAATAAAATGGGGGCTATGCAAAAAAGTGCAAAGCACTTTTTTACAAGTGCTCCTTTTAAATTATCTCTTTCGTCCAGCTTAGCATTTTTAATATATGTTCCTCTTGAGGAATTATTACATCTCCTACATTACCATGTCTAGTATCATTTTCAATTCCATGATAATCAGAACCGCAGGATATGTACAAATTATTTTCTTTAGCTAAATTGATAAATCTTATAGTGTCAATATCTTTATTCTGATAATAAATAGCTTCAATACCGTCAAATCCGAGCTTTAATAATTCTTCTATTGGAGATTTTTTTATTAGGACTGGATGCGCTAAAAAGACAATTGCATTATATTTTTTTAGTAATCCTACTCCTTCCTTGGTAGTAATTTTAGTAGATGGTATATAGGCAGGACAATGATTACCAATGAAGTTATTAAAAATATAGTCATGATCGTAAGGATAGCCGGCATCAATAATTGCCTTAGCTATATGAGGTCTTGCAATAGTATCCTTTCCATAAGATAAAACATGTTTTACATCAATTTCTATATCATTATATTTTTTTAAATTCTCTACAATTTTATAAGCTCTTGCAATTCTGTTAGCTTTAAATTCTTCTAGTATTTTATTTAGTTCTTCATTCTTGTAAGATTCTTTATTAAAAAAACCTAAAACGTGAATAGATTCACCTTTATGTTCAGTAGATAGTTCTATTCCAGGAATAAAGTTAATATTAAGTTTTTCAGCTTCTTCTGAGGTTTCATTTATCCCAGAAAGGGTATCGTGATCAGTTAAGGAAAAGAAATCAAGTTTTCTTTCTTTTGCCATTTTAACTATATCTTTAGGGAGGTATCTACCATCAGAGTAGGTAGAATGTATATGTAAATCACAAAGAAACATTAATAATCTCCTTTCAATTAATGTTTATATAATTATTTTAATCTTTTTTTGTATTATGATATAATCAATTCATTAAAGGTATTTTAACATAATAAAAGGATTTTTAATACTAATTAATGAATTTTAAATAATTTTGTTTAGAATATACAAATGGATTGATGAGGAGGAAAATGGCCTTGAATAAAGAAAAAATAATTGAAGGAGTTAAATTAATTTTAGAAGGTGTTGGTGAAGATATAAACAGAGAAGGCCTTATTGAAACACCAGATAGAATTGCAAGAATGTATGAAGAAATATTTTCTGGTTTGAATGCGAATGCAGAAAAAGAATTATCAAAAACTTTTGAAGTGGATGAAAACAACTTAGTATTAGAAAAGGACATTACTTTTTTTTCGATGTGTGAGCATCATTTAGTACCTTTTTATGGTAAGGCTCATATTGCATATATTCCAAAAGGAAGGGTAGTTGGACTTTCAAAGTTAGCAAGATGTGTTGAAATTTATGCTAAAAAACCTCAGCTGCAAGAAAGATTGACAAATGAAATTGCAAATGCAGTAATGAATTATCTAGATGCAGAAGGTGTTATGGTTGTAATAGAAGGAGAGCACATGTGTATGGCTATGAGGGGAATAAAAAAACCAGGTGCAAAAACCTTAACCACAGCATTTAAAGGCTGTTTTAAGGAAGATTTTAATTTAAGAAAAGAAGTATTAGATTTAATAAAATAAAAGGGGATATTATGGAAAGGGTAAATAAAATATTAAATCATCCTAAATACAAAAAGCTATTAAAAGAATTAAAAGAGTTAGAAGAAAAGAGAATTTTTTGTAAGCACTCTTTAATTCATTTTTTAGATGTAGCAAGGATTGCTTATATTGAAGTATTAGAAAAGGGACTAAATTATAATAAAGAAGTAATTTATGCAATAGCCCTTTTGCATGATATAGGGAGAGTAAAGGAGTATAGGGAAGGCATTCCTCATAATCTAGCAAGTGCTGAAGTTGCTAAGCTTATATTAAAAGATTTAGACTTTTCGGAAGAAGATAAAGATATGATTGTAAAATGCATAATCGATCATAGAAAGGAAAATTCAAATTCTTTGTCAAAAATTATTTATAATGCTGATAAATTTTCAAGAAATTGCTTTAATTGTGATGCTAGAGATTTATGTAAATGGTCTGAAGATAAGAAAAATAAAACTATAAAATATTAATAATTAGAATACGGGGGGTTAGGTTAGGATGAAGATAGGAAATAAAGTATTAGATTTTAATAAGAGAACGTATATAATGGGAATATTAAATGCTACACCAGATTCCTTTTCAGATGGCGGTATTTATAATAATATTGAAGCAGCATTAAAAAGAGCTAAGGAAATGGTTGAAGAAGGAGTAGATGTTATTGATATTGGTGGAGAATCCACAAGGCCAGGAGCAACTTATGTAGAAGCAGAAGAAGAAATTAATAGAGTTATTCCTATAATTAAAGCAATAAAAAAAGAGTTAGATGTTCTAATTTCTATTGATACATATAAGAGTCAAGTTGCAGAAGAAGCTATAAAGGCTGGGGCAGATATAGTTAATGATGTCTGGGGTCTTAAAAAAGATAAAAATATGGCAAAGATTATTGCTAGATATGATGTACCATGTATCCTGATGCATAATCGTGATGAAAGACCTTATGAAAATTTAATGAGAGATTTATTAGAAGATCTGTATGAAAGTATTGATTTAGCTAAAAAGGCTGGAATTAAGCAAGATAAAATAATATTAGACCCCGGAATTGGCTTTGCAAAAAACTATGAAGAAAACTTAGAAGTTATGAATAACTTAGAAAAAATAGTTGCATTAGGTTATCCAGTTCTTCTTGCAGCTTCAAGAAAAAGAATGATAGGATATACCTTAGATCTTCCAGTAGATCAAAGATTAGAAGGAACTTTAGCTACAACTGTAATAGGAATAATGAAAGGCTGCCATATGATTAGAGTTCATGATGTTCTTGAAAACAAAAGAGCAGCTTTAATGACAGATAAAATAATAAAAAAATAGAGGTAGTTTAATGGATAAATTGTATTTAAAGGATGTAGAAATTTTCGCTAATCATGGAGTTTTTAAAGAAGAGAAAGCCTTAGGGCAAAAGTTTATTCTTTCTCTTGAATTAGAATTAAATCTTAGAGAGGCTTCAAAAAACAATGATTTAACTAAATCAGTTCATTATGGAGAACTATGTCATGAGATAGAAAAGGAATTTCAAAAGGAAAGTTATGATCTAATAGAAACTGCAGCTGAAAAAATAGCAGAATATGTATTATTTAACTACAATTTAGTTAAAGGAATAAAAGTATTATTAAAAAAACCTTGGGCACCTATTGGAAGACATTTAAACTATGCTGCAGTGGAAATAGAAAGAAGATGGAATACTGCTTACATAAGTCTTGGAAGCAATATAGGAGATAAAGAGAATAATATTAAAATAGCTATTAATAAATTAAAGGAATGTAAAGAAATTAAAGTTACAAAAATATCTTCTGTAATAGAAACAGAACCTTGGGGATATAAGGAACAAGATACTTTTAAAAATGCTGCTATAGAAATTAAAACTATTTTAAGTCCAAAGGAGTTAATGACAAGGCTTTTAAATATTGAAAAAGATATGAAAAGAGAAAGAATTATAAAATGGGGACCAAGAATTATTGATTTAGATATTATTTTATTTGAAAACATAATAACAACAGATGAAGACGTAACTATTCCACATCCAAGGATGGAAGAAAGGCTATTTGTTTTAGAACCTTTAAATGAAATAGCTCCTAATGCTATTAATCCCTTAAGTAGAAAAAGAATTTCTAAAATTTTAGAAGAGCAAAAACAATTAACGACTAATAATTAACAGTTAAAGAAAAATCCTCTGCAAAGCCAGAGGATTTTTCTTTATAATTCAGCAAAGCTGAATTGTTTTATAAATTTTGAATTTTACATTTTGAATTGCTTTTGAAGCTCTATCCTTCAAAGCCTTTTGCTACTTTTTTTATATATTCACAGAACTTATATAAATTATAGTAATCAGGGATGTCTTCCATGGATAAAATATCTTCTTCATAGATGCCATCCCAAGGATAAATAGAAACAACTTCTTCATCATAGATATTTATTATGTATTTAAAATCACTAAACTCTACTATTAATTTAAATTTAGGAGAAGAATTTATTTCTGTTTTTGCTTCAAAATTTTCTGTTTTTAAGGCATCAAAAAATTCTGGTAGAATGCTATGTTCATTTTCGTTGACATCATAGGAAACATAGAAATCCATGTCAAAAACTATTAATTTATACTCTTCATTACTCATTAATCTTCTATATATTTCATTTGTATAATAGTCAAGGCTTGGTTTATTTTTTGGTTTTGAATATTGAGCTGTATTTATATTACAAGATACAAATAATAAAGGAATAATCAAAATAACTATATAAGAAATAAGTTTTTTCATAGTACCCTCCAAAATGGTTTATATAAATAATTATTCTTTTACATATAAAAATAGAACAATAATCTGAGCTTATGAATAAAATAACTAAAGGAAAATGTAATAAATCAAATAGAAGTGTAGTAAAAATAATTAATAATAATATATGGGAGAGTAATATGTATATAATTGCAACAGTTGGACCTAAAACTTTAGATAAGTGGATTATTAAAGAACTTATGGAAAATGGCATAAATATACTAAGGTTTAATTGTTCTCACTTTAATAAAGATGATTTTGAAAAAGTTATTGTAAAAGCAAGAAATATTAATAAAAATATAAAAATATTAGTGGATTTATGTGGAAAGAAAATTAGAGTATCTAAAGAACTTAAATATATATATAAAATTTATAATAATCAAGAAATATATTTTTGCGGAGAAGATTTATATAAGAAAATAGATATTTCTAAATATCAGTATAATAAAATAATACCATTAAATATAAAAACAAATGAGATAGAAGAAAATAATATTGAAGCAATATCAATAAAAGATAACACTATGAAATTTAAGATAATATCAAAGGAAAATGGTATTATTAAAGCAAAAGTACTTAAGGGAGGTATTATTAGATCAGGGAAGGGATGTAACTTATCAAATTTAAATATTAGGCGACCAATATTAAGTGAAGAAGATGAAAAATATGCTTTATGGGCTATAAAGAATAGTGCAGATATAATATGTCAGTCTTTTGTTGAGAGTCAAAAGGAAATTGAAATTTTAGAAGATATTATTAAAAAGCAAGGCAGCAGTAAAATTGAAATTTGGGCTAAGGTAGAAACGCCAAAGGGAATTGATAATTTAGATGAAATTTTTAATAAGGTAGATACAATTGTATTAGGGCGAGGTGATTTAGTACCTGAAGCCGGAATTCTTCAGGCAGTTAAGCTACAAGATCTTGCAATAAAGAAAGCTAAAATTAATAATAAAAAAATTATAGTTGCTACCCGATTATTAAATAGTATGAAAAATGGACAATGTCCTAATATTAATGAAATTGAGGGAATTTATTATTTCTTAAAAAATAATGTAGATGGTTTTTTATTAGCTGGGGAAACTTCTATTGGAAAAGCTCCTGTAGAAACTGTAGCATTATTAAATAAGGCGATAAAATATTATAATAGCTAGGAGAGAAGGATGGACAAAAAAATAAAAAAAGTCATAAATTTAGTTCTTTGGCTGCTATTAGGCGCAGCAATGATATATTTAATCTATATATCCTATATTTTCTTTTATAGGATTTAAAAAAATACATATGCATTATCATATTTTAAGTACTAAAACATTTATTTTTATAGTAAAAATAAATTTAATATATCCTTTGTAACAAAAATGACAAATATAAATGATAATATAAAAATAAGTTGTTAGTGCATATAGTAATATATAATTATCCCCTTATTTAAAAAATGATATCCTTTTTTGGATATCATTTTTTGCTTTTAAGTTATCATTTTTATAAAATAGTTATTTATAAAATAATATAAAATAATTTAAGAATTTATCAATCAAAAAAGTCTTATTATTCTACATATTATTGTAATAATTGATGAAATTTGATAAAATATTATATGTAAATAATGGAAGGGTGCTGTAGTTAGTATGAAAAAATATATTGTTATCATTATTAATAAATTAAAAGATAAATTAAATTATAATATAAAAATGAAGGTATCCATAGTTATTGCTTATGTACTAATTTTGGCTGTAGTAATAGTTACAGGCACTATTTATTCAAGGAAAATGAATGAGAAGTATATTAAAGAAAAAGGAAGTTTAACATTAAAAAAAGATAATTTAATTAGTCAGAATGAAGAAGATAAAATATTAAAGGATAAAAAGGAAGAAGATTTAAAGAAAGAGAAAATAAATGAATTGAAAGCAAAGATACAAGAATTGGATCCTTTTTATGATTTTATCGAAAGTTTTGAAGATATAGATGAAGAGATTAAGTATTATGAGATAGTCTATAACGAATTATCAAATAAATCTACTGAAGAAAATGAAACTACTGAAGAAGAAATCAATGAGCAATCTGATTATTATTATGAGGATACTGTACCAGCTACACAATACCCAGATATAGAATACCTACCTGCTTCACCAACTAATCCGCAGCATCAAGAAACACAGAACAATGATCAAAATCCTATTGAAGAAGGAAATGAAGGAAGAACTGAAGATCAAGATCAACATAACACCGAACAATCAGCTGAAGATAGTAGTGAGGAAACAACAGGAACTAATGAAGCTGTACAATCAATAAATAATATGAACCAAGAGGGAATGTCTTCTGAAGAAAATGATGAGCAAGACTAGCTAACAAAAACTAATAAATGTATATAAAAAAGAAGTACAAATTTGTACTTCTTTTTTTGGTGCCGGCAGTGGGAAACAAAACTATTGTATGTAGTAGCTTGTACTAATTCTTATAATTGTGATATTTAAAGCATTTGTCAGTTTTTGATATATTGTTGGATTTTACTATTTAGTGCTTTCTTAGTACTAAAAATAGTACTAAAAATAGACTGATTTTTAAATCAGTCTATTTAAACATATTATTTATTTTGTCATATTCTCTTATGTTTTTATCTTTATTTATTTCTGCATATATTAACATAGTAGTTTTTGTATCAGCATGACCTACCCAATCCATAACAGTTTTTAAATTAATATAATTACTAATGCAGTTAGTAATGAATATGTGTCTTAAACTATGATAATTAATATTTGAATCTATTCCAGCACGTTTAAATGCAGCTTTTAGACGTCTATTAGATTGTTTCTTGTTTATATAATCACCGTTATCCTTGCAAAAGATTAATTTATTATCAAAATATAGTTCCACATATTTTAATTTGTTTTCCTTATGTCTTTTTATTAATTGAGAATAACAAATGAAAAATTTAAAAGAAGAATAAGTTATTGAAATGATATTATTTCGTAGTTAGTATAGCGAAATAGTATTTTTTATTTACAATGTTTACCAATAATAAACTAATTTACTATAGTCAAATTGCTATATAAATAATGTGTTGTAAAAAGGAAAAAGAACTAATTTATAGAATATGTAAATTATTATTAATATATAGAATATTTATAATTATTTTTGAGGAGGCGTTGAGTATGAGAAGTAGAAAACCAAAAATAAGAATGGAATGGTGCTATTACTTTGATGGTACGAAGAAAAAGAGGTTAAATGTTAAAAATATTGAGAAGGAAGATTATATTGTAAAATATAGGGGTAAATTAACTTGTATAGAAGGGTGTGATGCAAGAATAAAGTTTACTCCTAAAAAAAATGGGAAAAATTTTTTAAGCACTTGGAATAAAGAAGGATCCAAACATAAGCTAAATTGCCCATACCATATTAACTACAATAATGTTGTAAATAGAAAAAAATTAATAGAAGAAGAAAAGAAAGTTAAACCTAATGACATTCAGATTCAGAGTTCATTAAAGAGAAAATTAAAAAACTTACTATTGGAATTTAATGAGGCCGATATACCTAAGGAGAAGCTTTCAACAAGTGAAATAAATAATATAGGAGTTGGAAAAGCAATAAATAAGATCGTAGATAAAGATGGAGTAAGCGACAAAGAAGCTTCTCAAAGGATAACATATATGGAAGCCGAAACAATTAATATGGCTTATAATGAACTTTGGCGAGGTGTAATAGGAAATGTTGATAATGTGCAAACTGGTTTAACAGACGGGGTTTTTTGGGGATACATAAATTTAAAAAATCAATACAATAGAACAAATATATATTTTCCAGAAGCTTATTATGAGGGAAATGAGTTTAAGGCAAATAATCTTGAAAAGACTTTGAATATAATAAAGGAAAGCTGTAACGGTAGAGAAAATAACATTATTATTACGTGTTATGGGGAAATAAAGCATAAGAAGAATACAAAAAATGATTATAATATTAATATAATAAACCCTATGCACATATTAGTAAATGGAATGACAATGGATGAGATACTTAATACAGGTAAAATTAAAGAATTATAGTATTCAATAATATATTAAAATTAGCAAATAGAAAGGTTTAAAGAAAATATACTTATAGAAAGGCTGGAGTAATGTGTCTAAAGTAATAAAAATATCTATAAGTTATTCAGAACGTAAAAAAATGAAATGGGTAAATGGGATATACCTTGTCAGATATCAGCAAGATATTTAAACTTGAAGAGAATAGATGTTATGGAGATGAAGATTGGATCTCATTAGATGTTATGACGGAAAATGATAATCATGAACATAAAAAATATGTGAAATTATTATTTCAAAAGATGATTTATACACAGCTATTAAAGAAATAGAAGAAAAAGAATTCTAGTTGTAGAGTTCTTTTTTGTTTGTAATGAAAGTGGGAAAAATAGTAGGAAACAAAAATGACTTTATCAAAGAGTGTTTAAACTTAATGATAAAGCCATTTTTTTATTTTTTGGTGCCGGCAGTGGGACTCGAACCCACATGGTTTCCCGCATGATTTTGAGTCATGTGCGTCTGCCAGTTCCGCCATGCCGGCAAAGAACATATAAATTATAACAAAAAATATGGTAAAGAGCAAGAAAAAATTTTATAAGTTTTTTGATTTATTGATACAATTAATATGTTTATTGGAAATGTATTATATGGTTTTAATAAACTTTTAATAAAATATTTATTATCTTATATTGGAAAAGATATTTAGCTATGTTATAATATAATTACCAATAAAATAAAAAGGCGGGTTAATATGAATAATAGATTTAAGACAGGATTATATATTATGAGTGGAATATTAGTACTGTGGATAATATTAAATTTAGCTATAAAAATATTAGTTTGGCTATTACCATTTATATTAGTTTTGTATTTAATATTCATAATAAAGAGATATATTGAAAGGAAAAGAAATAAATACTTAAATGAGATGAAATATAATTCAAAGGATGATGATATAGATTTAATTGAATCTAATTCAAATATAATTGATGATTCAATAACTGAAGTGATTGAAGTTGAATATACAGAGCTTGACAAATAAGTTATAAATAATTTTAAATTTTAGAAAAGAGGCTTTTATAGAGCTTCTTTTTTTTAAAATTATGAAAGATTGTTGTAATAATCTTTCATTTATTATATAATAAACTTAAAAATTTATAGAATGGGGGCAAAAAAATGAATAAAATAGCAATGAAAACACCATTAGTTGAAATGGACGGAGATGAAATGACTAGAATTCTTTGGGGGATGATTAAGGAGGAATTATTAAATCCTTTTATTGATCTAAAGACAGAATATTATGATTTAGGACTTGAAAATAGAAATGAAACTGATGATAAAGTTACTATAGATGCAGCAGAAGCAATAAAGAAATATGGTGTAGGTGTAAAATGTGCAACAATAACACCCAATGCCGCAAGAGTTAAAGAATACAACTTAAAGGAAATGTGGAAAAGTCCTAATGGTACTATAAGGGCAATTTTAGATGGTACAGTGTTTAGAGCACCAATTACAGTAAAATCTATAAAACCTTATGTTAAAGGGTGGGAAAAGCCTATTACTATAGCTAGACATGCTTATGGAGATGTATATAAAGATATAGAAATGAAAATACCTGGAAAAGGAAAAGTAGAATTAGTTTATACTGATGAAAATGGAAATGAAACTAAGGAATTAGTTCATAATTTCAATGATGCTGGTATAGTGTTAGGAATGCATAATTTAAATAAATCAATAGAAAGCTTTGCAAGAAGCTGCTTTAATTATGCTTTAGATACAAGACAAGACCTATGGTTTGCAACAAAAGATACAATATCCAAAAAATATGATCATACCTTTAAAGATATTTTTCAAGAAATATATGATAATGAATATAAAGAGAAATTTGAAAAGGCTAATATAGAATATTTTTATACATTAATAGATGATGCGGTAGCAAGAGTTATAAAGTCAAAGGGTGGATATATCTGGGCTTGTAAAAATTACGATGGAGATGTAATGAGTGATATGATTGCAACAGCCTTTGGTTCTCTTGCAATGATGACTTCAGTTTTAGTTTCACCAGAAGGTTATTATGAATATGAGGCAGCTCATGGAACGGTTCAAAGACATTATTATAGACATTTAGAAGGAAAAGAAACTTCAACAAACTCTGTAGCAACTATTTTTGCTTGGACTGGAGCTTTAAGAAAAAGAGGAGAATTAGATAAGTTACAGGATTTAGTAGACTTTGCAAATAAATTAGAAGAAGCAACAATTCAGACTATAGATGAAGGTTATATGACTAAGGATTTAGCTATGATTTCAGATCTTGATAATATTACTATTACAAATTCAGAAGAATTTATTAAAGAAATAAGAAAAAGATTAGAAAAGAAAATGTAGATATATAAAAAGATATAATATAATTAATAATAAATAGAGAATGTTTTTATAAAGAAGAGTGGCTGAGCTCTTCTTTTTTGTAGTTTTTATTTATATCTTAAATATTTCTTAGCTTATTTCTTATGTAAATGTTATAATTTATATAGTTAGATAGCATATAATTTTTTAGTATAAATATAATAGAATTTTAAAGGGGAGAAGACTATGAAAGGCTATAGCAGTAAAATTATAATAGATTATCCAATTGAAAAGGTATTTAAAGTTTTTATTGATATAAATAAAAGAGAAATGCCTAGATTTAATAAAAAAAATCCAACAGAAACATCATATTCAAGAGTAATAAAACAAATTGGAAAAACAAAAATTGAAATGATAACAAAAGTTACAGGATATGAAAAAGATAATTTATATGAGGTTACAAGTACTGTAGATGGAGATACTTATATTTCTAGGTATGAATTTAAAAAGATAAATGATAATAAGACAGAAATAACTTTGATAGAAAGGCAAAACACAGGTTTAATTTCAAAAATATATATTATGTTTAAGGGAATTACAGCTAAAAATAAATTAAAAAGAAAATTAGAAAAAATAAAAGAGGGAATAGAAGAGGAAGTAAGTAGAAGAGGATAGAATATTTGATAATTGAAATGGACAATTGCCAACTGTCAATTGTCCATTATCTATTGTATATTGATTAAATTGCCCAATTTCCATCTAAAAATATTTGGATTTTTTCTCCATCCTTATTTATTCCTGTAATATTTAAATCTTCAGTTCCTATCATAAAGTCTTCATGAATAATAGAATCATTAGCCCCTTTTGATAGTAATTCCTCTTTTGTCATATTTTCTCCATTTTCTATATTTATTGGATAGGCAGCGCCAAAAGCTAAGTGGCAAGATGCATTTTCATCAAATAAAGTATTATAAAAAATTATATTTGATTGTGATATTGGAGAAGCATAGGGAACTAGAGCAACTTCTCCTAAGTAACTAGCCCTTTCATCTGTTTCTAACAATTTCTTTAATGTATCATAACCTTCTTCAGCAGTAAAATCAACTACCTTACCAGCTTTAAAAGTTAATTTAAATTTATCAATAACATTACCACCGTAAATTAGTGGCTTTGAAGAAACTACAGTACCATTAACGGCGTCTCTTTTAGGCATGGTAAATACTTCTTCAGTAGGCATATTAGCATTAAATTCTAAACCATTATAGCAATATTCAGAGCCTCCTCCCCAAATATGTCCTTCAGGAAGCTCTATTGTAAGGTCAGTTCCTTTGCTATTTGTATAATGAAGACTTTTAAATTTTTGATCATTTAAGAATTTTAACTTTTCATGAAGTTTAGCATTATGTTTATCCCATGCCTTTATTGGGTCCTCTTCATAAAGTCTAACAACCTTAAAAATTTGATCCCATAATTTATTTACAGCCTCATCGGTAGAAACATCTTTAAATACTTTTTTAGCCCATTTTTCAGTAGGAACTGATATAACTGTCCAACGTATTTTATTAGACATTGAAAGTTCATAATATTCCTTTAAGGCTTTTGAGCGAGCTTGTTGATAAGCAGATACCTTTTCAGCAGGAACACCTTTATAGGCATCTGGATCAGAAGCTGATATCGATATTACACAGCATCCTTCTTTAGCATATTTATTGTAAGATTCTGAAAACCACTCAGGCATATTTGATAAAGTTTCAATAGATGCATTTTCTAATGTAAGTCTTTGTATGACTTGATCAGAATAACGCACTATAACTTCTTTTGCCCCTTCTTTATAGGCTTCTTCAGCAATTGCTCTAGCAAAATCATAGCATTCAATAGGAGTATTTATCATAAGTACTTGATTTTTCTGAAGATTTACTCCTTTTTTTACAGCTAGGGACGCATATTTTTTTAGCATATTATTAATGTCCATATTAATCACCTCATTTTGTATTTATTAATATTTTTACATATTGTAGTAAAATAGTCTAGTAGAAAATAATAAGGTATAATTTACCTTGAGATTAAGAATAATTATTAATATAATAAGTTGAGAAGTTTAGAGTTAATATTTAAACCTTTAAAAGTTAGAGTAGATAAATAAAATTATGTTGTTTTCTAGAAAAACAGAATATTTTTAGTTGAAGAATTAAAAAATATTAATTTTTATTTAATGATATAATAAAAGAAAGATAGTATAATTGAAAATATTAAAATATTAAGGATATTCCTTAATTTGGAGGGAAAAATGGAAAGATTATTAATTTTAGATACTAATTCACTATTGAATAGGGCTTTTTATGCTATACCAGATTTAACAACATCAGAAGGTATTCATACAAATGCAGTTTACGGTTTTTCTAATATGTTATTAAAAATGAAAGAAGAACTGAAACCTGATTATATAGTGGCGGCTTTTGATAGAAAAGCGCCAACCTTTAGACATTTAGAATATAAGGATTATAAAGCTGGAAGAAAGAAAATGCCAGAGGAACTTGTAGAACAATTTCCAATAGTTAAAGAGTTATTAAAATTGCTTTCTATTAATATTTATGAAATAGATGGTTTTGAAGCTGATGATATTATTGGTTCCTTAGCAAAATTTGCAGAA from Clostridium isatidis harbors:
- a CDS encoding phage holin → MKIDTSRFKNYGFWVSIFALIPMVLNTLGMEIIPEQYETITTAILTILVALGILNNPTTECKWYRDDLKRIEDENKKV
- a CDS encoding PHP domain-containing protein — translated: MFLCDLHIHSTYSDGRYLPKDIVKMAKERKLDFFSLTDHDTLSGINETSEEAEKLNINFIPGIELSTEHKGESIHVLGFFNKESYKNEELNKILEEFKANRIARAYKIVENLKKYNDIEIDVKHVLSYGKDTIARPHIAKAIIDAGYPYDHDYIFNNFIGNHCPAYIPSTKITTKEGVGLLKKYNAIVFLAHPVLIKKSPIEELLKLGFDGIEAIYYQNKDIDTIRFINLAKENNLYISCGSDYHGIENDTRHGNVGDVIIPQEEHILKMLSWTKEII
- the folE gene encoding GTP cyclohydrolase I FolE → MALNKEKIIEGVKLILEGVGEDINREGLIETPDRIARMYEEIFSGLNANAEKELSKTFEVDENNLVLEKDITFFSMCEHHLVPFYGKAHIAYIPKGRVVGLSKLARCVEIYAKKPQLQERLTNEIANAVMNYLDAEGVMVVIEGEHMCMAMRGIKKPGAKTLTTAFKGCFKEDFNLRKEVLDLIK
- a CDS encoding HD domain-containing protein, with protein sequence MERVNKILNHPKYKKLLKELKELEEKRIFCKHSLIHFLDVARIAYIEVLEKGLNYNKEVIYAIALLHDIGRVKEYREGIPHNLASAEVAKLILKDLDFSEEDKDMIVKCIIDHRKENSNSLSKIIYNADKFSRNCFNCDARDLCKWSEDKKNKTIKY
- the folP gene encoding dihydropteroate synthase — encoded protein: MKIGNKVLDFNKRTYIMGILNATPDSFSDGGIYNNIEAALKRAKEMVEEGVDVIDIGGESTRPGATYVEAEEEINRVIPIIKAIKKELDVLISIDTYKSQVAEEAIKAGADIVNDVWGLKKDKNMAKIIARYDVPCILMHNRDERPYENLMRDLLEDLYESIDLAKKAGIKQDKIILDPGIGFAKNYEENLEVMNNLEKIVALGYPVLLAASRKRMIGYTLDLPVDQRLEGTLATTVIGIMKGCHMIRVHDVLENKRAALMTDKIIKK
- the folK gene encoding 2-amino-4-hydroxy-6-hydroxymethyldihydropteridine diphosphokinase gives rise to the protein MDKLYLKDVEIFANHGVFKEEKALGQKFILSLELELNLREASKNNDLTKSVHYGELCHEIEKEFQKESYDLIETAAEKIAEYVLFNYNLVKGIKVLLKKPWAPIGRHLNYAAVEIERRWNTAYISLGSNIGDKENNIKIAINKLKECKEIKVTKISSVIETEPWGYKEQDTFKNAAIEIKTILSPKELMTRLLNIEKDMKRERIIKWGPRIIDLDIILFENIITTDEDVTIPHPRMEERLFVLEPLNEIAPNAINPLSRKRISKILEEQKQLTTNN
- a CDS encoding DUF4883 family protein, which encodes MKKLISYIVILIIPLLFVSCNINTAQYSKPKNKPSLDYYTNEIYRRLMSNEEYKLIVFDMDFYVSYDVNENEHSILPEFFDALKTENFEAKTEINSSPKFKLIVEFSDFKYIINIYDEEVVSIYPWDGIYEEDILSMEDIPDYYNLYKFCEYIKKVAKGFEG
- a CDS encoding pyruvate kinase; translation: MNKITKGKCNKSNRSVVKIINNNIWESNMYIIATVGPKTLDKWIIKELMENGINILRFNCSHFNKDDFEKVIVKARNINKNIKILVDLCGKKIRVSKELKYIYKIYNNQEIYFCGEDLYKKIDISKYQYNKIIPLNIKTNEIEENNIEAISIKDNTMKFKIISKENGIIKAKVLKGGIIRSGKGCNLSNLNIRRPILSEEDEKYALWAIKNSADIICQSFVESQKEIEILEDIIKKQGSSKIEIWAKVETPKGIDNLDEIFNKVDTIVLGRGDLVPEAGILQAVKLQDLAIKKAKINNKKIIVATRLLNSMKNGQCPNINEIEGIYYFLKNNVDGFLLAGETSIGKAPVETVALLNKAIKYYNS
- a CDS encoding tyrosine-type recombinase/integrase, coding for MELYFDNKLIFCKDNGDYINKKQSNRRLKAAFKRAGIDSNINYHSLRHIFITNCISNYINLKTVMDWVGHADTKTTMLIYAEINKDKNIREYDKINNMFK